Part of the Sphingobacterium sp. LZ7M1 genome, ACTGTACTCACAGGCTACATAAGCAAACTTCGATTGATCACTAGGTAGTTGCACCTCTTTAGCCAAGGTAGCTAATGTACTTCCTTTTTCTGGCTCTGGATTGATTAACCATTGAAATTCAAATCCGGGATGTTTTAGTTCTGGATGAAAATCATGCTCGGTTGGGATTTCTATCAAACAATACCCCTTAGCTGATGAAGGAAGGCTTTCCAGGATACAACAGATAACTGGAATCGCTGTCGCATCACCAATCAAAAGGTACCAGTCTACTTTGGGATAATGAACAGTTTCCCTAATTTTCATGGCAACCCCCAATTGATCGCCTAGGCCAGCCTTGCGAGCCCAAGTTGAGGCAGGACCGTTATCACCATGGTTTACAAAATCAATCGTAATTTCTTGCGTTTCGGGATTGTATTTCCGATGGGTATAAGTGCGGACAATAGGTTTCACGTCTTCATCAGGCATGACCCACTCCCCTTTTTGCGCATCAAAACTGGCAAATTGAACTTCCTTCTTTCCATGCGGAGGGATGAAGATCTTATTGTTTGCACCAGGTGTGCATTTATCAAAGTCTATCTCCTCATCTGATTTCAGGACCACGCGAATATAATGTGGGGTAATAGATTGTTTATCCGTTACCTTAAAAACATGTTTTGATATGATTGGCTTTTCCATTTTTTGTTATTGAATAAGTTTTACGATATCATCGACCATCAAATCCACTGATGTTATCCCCCCTCCGGAGATAAACCATACATTGGGGTCGAGATAAAACAGGTTATTTGATTTAAAGGCTTTGGTCTGTTTGATCAGTTGATTTTCCACTTCCTCTTTACTTGATTTCTTTCCTAAGACCGCAGCATTTCGGTCGACGATAAACAGATAATCAGGGTTGGCTTCAGCAATCAATTCATTGGATACCCGTTGTCCATGAACAGATTCATCCTGCAATTCAAGAACGGGCTTGATGCCTAGAACATCATGGATAAAACCGAACCTTGAACCTTTACCAAAGGCACTAAATTTCCCATTGTTATAGATCAAGAACAGTGCTTGATGCGGATCCTGTTGGAATTTGCTTTGGGCGGCAAGAATTTTCTTGTTCAATGACTCTAGTTTTTCAGTCGCCAACTCCTCTTTTCCATAAATCCTCCCGATCAGTTTGACATTGTTCTCAAAGGAGGGAAGAAAATTTTTATTGTCAGTTCCGATAAAAACCGTTGGGGCAATCTCATTGATTTCTTGGTAAAATCTTTCTAGTCGGGTTGAAATAAAAATAATTTCAGGTTTTGTTGCAGCAATGGCTTCAAAGTCGGGTTCAATCACAGAACCCACGTCTGCCACATCGGGATTGTCATGGATAGTCTTCAGGTAGGAAGGAAGGAATTTCTTGGGCACACCGACAGGCGTAATCCCTAATTCATTCATTGTTTCTAAAGCACCAATATCCAGAACAACGCTGCGTTTGGGATTTTTGGGAATGATCTGTTTGCCCAATTTATGTTCAATATGTAGTGTGTCACTCACAACCTTATCGTCTTGACTCGGTGAATTAGATTGGCAGGATAGGAATACAAAAGGCAAGATTAACATTGCCATGGATTGCCTTAATATATTGATGTACATCGTATTCATTTTATAGATTGAAATAGTTACAGATTTTTTTATTGTTGATTTCGATGATATTAAATTCAAGGTCAAATATTTCATGCAGGATTTTCGCATCGATTACTTTATTGGTTTGATCATTATAAAGGATCTCTCCATTTTTCAGCGCAATAATTTGGTCGGAATATTGGGAAGCAAAATTGATTTCATGGATGACCATGATTACCGTTTTTCCCAACTCATCCACGAGCCTCCGCAGTGTTTTCATGACATGGACGGCATGCTTCATGTCTAGATTATTGAGGGGCTCATCGAGCAGGATAAAATCAGTGTCCTGGGCAATGATCATGGAGATGAACGCCCTTTGTCGTTGTCCACCACTCAATTCATCGATAAAGGAATCTTTTAATTCCATTAGATCCGAAAACGCGATGGCATCATCCACTTTCCTCCAGTCCAATTCGCTCAGTTTACCTTGGCTATAAGGAAACCGTCCAAAGGAAACGAGGTCCCGTACGGTAAGTTTCAACTCAAGGTGATTGGACTGCTTCAGAATGGATAGTTTTTTTGCCAATTCAGCTCCTTTATAGGAGGAAAGCTCCTTCTCATAGAAAGCCACATGCCCTTCATCTTGCTTAATCAAGCGACTTATTATTGACAGTAAGGTACTTTTCCCAGCACCATTCGGTCCAATCAAGGAGGTAATCTTAGCTTGTGGAAAACCACCGGTAAGATTTTTCAACACTTCCTTTTTGCCATAGCGCTTGGCAATCGCTTCAAAGCTTAGCTTATTTTTTTCCTCGTCAACCATAGTAAATACATAAAATAAACACCACCGATAAAATTGATAATAATACTGACCGTTGTGGTAAATCCGATGACCTGTTCCACTAGAAACTGCCCCAATACTAAACAGAGCACAGAAATCACGGCACAAATAGGGAGCATATACTGATGTTTTCTTGTTTTAAAAAGTTCATAGGTCAGGTTACAGACCAGAATTCCAAGGAACGTAATGGGTCCGACCAATGCTGTGGATACTGAAACCAATAGGGTGATACAGATTAGAAATCTTTTGACCATCTTATTGTAATCGACACCAAGGTTAATGGCATGATCTCTTCCCAGTGCAATAACATCGAGATATCGAAGGTTAAAACTGATATAGACGATGGCTGCCAACATGGTAATCCCGGCAATGCCCAATAATTTACTGTTCATCTTGGCGAAGGAGACAAACATGAAGTTTTGTACCATCGAAAATTCATTGGGATCAATCAGAACCTGCAGGAATTGGCTCATGGTCAAAAATAAGGTGCCAAATACCATCCCTGTAAGTAAGAGATAGTACATGCTTCTTTTATTCTTACCAAACATCAAAAGGTAGATCAATAAAGTAAAGCCTAGCATCAGGATCACGGCAAATAAAAAATTCTCCTGTTGATTGATGACTTGAAAAGTTCGATCCCCATAGATAAAGACGATAACAGTCTGGAACAAGATAAAGATGGCTTCGTAACCCATGATTGAGGGGGTCAGAATCCTGTTATTAGTAATCGTCTGGAATAGGATCGAAGAATAAGCGACCGAACAGCCAACTATCAACATGCTAAAGAGTCGAATCGATCTTTTACTGATTGCGTAATTATTGGAAAGGTCAATGTTAAAGAACAGGAATAGGCCAATTACTATAAGTAATAAGCCTAGCAATAGAGAAAATTTGAGGATTGGCTTCATGGTCTTATTTCTTTTTAAGGATTAAGATCAAGAATACAATTCCACCTATTATGCCCACTGTCATCCCAATTGGCACTTCATAAGGAAAGACAATCAACCGACTGATCAAGTCGCATACGATGAGAAATACTGCGCCCACGTAAGCTATTATTGGGAGAATCTTTCTAAGGTTATCGCCAAAGACCATACTCACCAAGTTTGGTATGATCAGCCCCAGAAATGGAATAGCTCCAACGGTAAGCACGGAAGAACTCACCACGATAGAGACTGTAAACAAGCCTATATAGACAATAGTATTATAGGAAAGTCCCAAATTCTTGGCAAAGCTCTCGCCCATACCCGCAATGGTAAAACGTTCGGCAAACAGATAGACCAAGATAACCGCTGGAAGAATGATATAAATGGCTTCATATTGCCCTTGCATCACGGAGGAAAAATCTCCGAGCAACCACTCTTGCGTAC contains:
- a CDS encoding ABC transporter ATP-binding protein, which produces MVDEEKNKLSFEAIAKRYGKKEVLKNLTGGFPQAKITSLIGPNGAGKSTLLSIISRLIKQDEGHVAFYEKELSSYKGAELAKKLSILKQSNHLELKLTVRDLVSFGRFPYSQGKLSELDWRKVDDAIAFSDLMELKDSFIDELSGGQRQRAFISMIIAQDTDFILLDEPLNNLDMKHAVHVMKTLRRLVDELGKTVIMVIHEINFASQYSDQIIALKNGEILYNDQTNKVIDAKILHEIFDLEFNIIEINNKKICNYFNL
- a CDS encoding siderophore-interacting protein, which encodes MEKPIISKHVFKVTDKQSITPHYIRVVLKSDEEIDFDKCTPGANNKIFIPPHGKKEVQFASFDAQKGEWVMPDEDVKPIVRTYTHRKYNPETQEITIDFVNHGDNGPASTWARKAGLGDQLGVAMKIRETVHYPKVDWYLLIGDATAIPVICCILESLPSSAKGYCLIEIPTEHDFHPELKHPGFEFQWLINPEPEKGSTLATLAKEVQLPSDQSKFAYVACEYSSVKDLRTYFKDNLGWSNKDFYAFSYWKAGVAEDKSAQDRREEKSE
- a CDS encoding iron chelate uptake ABC transporter family permease subunit, which encodes MKPILKFSLLLGLLLIVIGLFLFFNIDLSNNYAISKRSIRLFSMLIVGCSVAYSSILFQTITNNRILTPSIMGYEAIFILFQTVIVFIYGDRTFQVINQQENFLFAVILMLGFTLLIYLLMFGKNKRSMYYLLLTGMVFGTLFLTMSQFLQVLIDPNEFSMVQNFMFVSFAKMNSKLLGIAGITMLAAIVYISFNLRYLDVIALGRDHAINLGVDYNKMVKRFLICITLLVSVSTALVGPITFLGILVCNLTYELFKTRKHQYMLPICAVISVLCLVLGQFLVEQVIGFTTTVSIIINFIGGVYFMYLLWLTRKKIS
- a CDS encoding siderophore ABC transporter substrate-binding protein, coding for MYINILRQSMAMLILPFVFLSCQSNSPSQDDKVVSDTLHIEHKLGKQIIPKNPKRSVVLDIGALETMNELGITPVGVPKKFLPSYLKTIHDNPDVADVGSVIEPDFEAIAATKPEIIFISTRLERFYQEINEIAPTVFIGTDNKNFLPSFENNVKLIGRIYGKEELATEKLESLNKKILAAQSKFQQDPHQALFLIYNNGKFSAFGKGSRFGFIHDVLGIKPVLELQDESVHGQRVSNELIAEANPDYLFIVDRNAAVLGKKSSKEEVENQLIKQTKAFKSNNLFYLDPNVWFISGGGITSVDLMVDDIVKLIQ